A genomic stretch from Candidatus Thiothrix anitrata includes:
- a CDS encoding DNA polymerase III subunit chi, whose protein sequence is MTRVDFYVGKTTSLQARLLLACKLVEKAHVRKMHTYIHTDAATTSAQLDGLLWTFNELAFIPHALAPCTDDSVKVRIGHNFEPMENCDFLINLSNEVPPFFSRFERLAEILDQEEPILLAGRKRYLFYRDRGYNLEYHQLQL, encoded by the coding sequence ATGACGCGCGTCGATTTTTATGTGGGTAAAACCACCAGCTTACAAGCACGGCTATTGCTCGCTTGCAAGCTGGTGGAAAAAGCCCATGTGCGCAAAATGCACACCTACATCCACACCGATGCAGCCACTACCAGTGCGCAACTGGACGGGCTGCTGTGGACATTTAACGAACTGGCGTTTATTCCACACGCACTCGCGCCTTGCACGGATGACAGCGTTAAAGTGCGAATTGGGCATAACTTTGAACCGATGGAAAACTGCGATTTTCTGATCAATTTATCCAACGAAGTGCCGCCGTTTTTCTCGCGTTTCGAGCGTTTAGCCGAAATTCTTGATCAGGAAGAGCCGATATTGCTCGCTGGTCGTAAACGTTACCTGTTTTATCGGGATCGTGGCTATAATCTTGAATACCATCAACTTCAGCTTTAG
- a CDS encoding YdgA family protein: MKKIVTLLSIPVALVVAWGGTSWFMGQQAETTVRQFIEQQNEQSAGSGVTQELVSYEKSLLGGKAITKLKFEMPPLGEAIGEVQFVNNIQNGPIFFGGNSGIQFGASRIHTQVDMEALDAEDRQVLNTLFDGKAPLDGHTVIGFGGDTSFDFSVNPLKFAEEGTTMSLDGVQFSGDYGTDMVGDIDMRIGKFEVKDATTHLQIPNVDVTGTMKGMVAGQVLGSFDMQAPQVSILADGTPEPILFDLAIKTNSDVQNNEAQGSMSINADNIKGVQDTVTKVNYQLEFAGLDVEGLKAVSQLQAEMQNALSQTDWNAESMETPEGQKKQQELMEKINSSSEQMMGLVFSKVLKTGKSRVRNVLKAESPKGKLNADIDLTYTGQGSPSMMDLLAFGPNDWAKMVQGKVLLDADKAMLPEGTEMLLMPLSEQGLLKVEGEKVKSEVTLAGENVTLNGQQMTFADFLHLVSPGAGMEAGTMPDADGAAADLGIPPDLMERIQNEGMTPEVMQALEESDDVPSEALEMFKQLQQMEQSIKAAE; this comes from the coding sequence ATGAAAAAAATCGTAACACTGTTGTCTATCCCAGTGGCTTTGGTTGTCGCTTGGGGCGGTACAAGCTGGTTTATGGGTCAGCAGGCTGAAACAACAGTACGCCAATTTATTGAGCAACAAAACGAACAGTCCGCCGGAAGTGGCGTGACTCAAGAGTTGGTCAGTTATGAGAAGTCGCTGCTGGGTGGCAAAGCTATTACCAAATTGAAATTTGAAATGCCGCCGTTGGGTGAGGCCATTGGTGAAGTTCAATTTGTCAACAATATTCAAAATGGCCCGATCTTTTTCGGTGGTAACAGCGGGATACAGTTCGGCGCATCACGGATTCATACCCAAGTGGATATGGAGGCGTTGGACGCTGAAGATCGCCAGGTGCTAAATACCTTATTTGATGGTAAAGCACCCTTAGATGGTCATACCGTCATTGGTTTTGGAGGTGACACCAGCTTTGATTTTAGTGTGAATCCACTGAAGTTTGCTGAAGAAGGCACCACCATGAGTTTGGATGGGGTGCAATTTTCCGGTGATTACGGTACGGATATGGTGGGTGACATTGATATGCGTATCGGCAAATTTGAAGTAAAAGATGCCACAACGCACCTACAAATACCCAATGTGGATGTAACTGGCACCATGAAAGGGATGGTGGCTGGTCAGGTGCTGGGTAGTTTTGATATGCAGGCTCCGCAGGTTTCGATTCTGGCAGATGGCACGCCTGAGCCGATTTTGTTTGATCTGGCGATCAAAACCAACAGCGATGTTCAAAACAATGAAGCACAAGGCTCGATGAGTATTAATGCGGATAATATCAAGGGCGTGCAAGATACGGTCACTAAAGTGAACTATCAGTTGGAGTTTGCGGGATTGGATGTTGAAGGTTTGAAGGCCGTGAGCCAGTTACAAGCTGAGATGCAAAATGCGCTTAGCCAGACTGATTGGAATGCCGAGTCAATGGAAACCCCGGAAGGCCAGAAAAAGCAGCAAGAGCTGATGGAAAAGATTAACAGCAGCAGTGAGCAAATGATGGGTTTGGTGTTTAGCAAAGTGCTGAAAACCGGCAAAAGCCGCGTGCGTAATGTGCTGAAGGCTGAAAGCCCCAAGGGTAAGCTCAATGCAGATATTGATTTGACCTATACCGGTCAGGGTTCACCTAGCATGATGGATTTGCTTGCTTTCGGGCCAAACGATTGGGCGAAAATGGTGCAAGGTAAAGTGCTGTTGGATGCCGACAAAGCGATGTTGCCAGAAGGCACTGAAATGCTGTTAATGCCACTTTCAGAGCAGGGTTTGTTGAAGGTTGAGGGCGAAAAAGTGAAGAGTGAAGTCACTTTGGCGGGTGAAAACGTGACCTTAAACGGGCAGCAAATGACTTTCGCTGATTTTCTGCATTTGGTATCGCCGGGTGCTGGTATGGAGGCAGGCACTATGCCGGATGCTGATGGTGCTGCGGCTGATTTGGGTATTCCGCCGGATTTGATGGAGCGGATTCAGAATGAAGGTATGACTCCAGAGGTTATGCAGGCACTCGAAGAAAGCGATGACGTTCCGTCAGAGGCATTGGAAATGTTCAAGCAGTTACAACAGATGGAACAGAGTATCAAAGCGGCTGAATAA
- a CDS encoding GlcG/HbpS family heme-binding protein gives MNIKQYAKIATMAVLLLGLNSAYAEDSKDAAKAPDMLAVKQIGMELALDIARESVLACRAQGYNVVAVVVDRSAAVQAVLRDTLTPRFALQIAEEKANAVIMSGVNSGEFRSSRADIKDEMNEVDGITMLDGGLKIESGGSLLGAVGVSGAPGGDKDAACAQVALDKLADRLELMD, from the coding sequence ATGAACATCAAACAATACGCAAAAATCGCTACGATGGCGGTATTACTACTCGGTTTAAACAGCGCATATGCTGAAGACAGCAAAGATGCAGCCAAAGCCCCTGACATGCTTGCAGTCAAACAAATCGGCATGGAATTGGCTTTAGACATTGCGCGTGAATCTGTGCTGGCGTGCCGCGCTCAAGGTTACAATGTGGTAGCCGTCGTGGTTGATCGCAGTGCAGCGGTGCAAGCGGTGTTGCGCGACACCCTCACCCCGCGCTTTGCCCTGCAAATTGCCGAGGAAAAAGCCAACGCGGTGATTATGTCCGGGGTCAATTCCGGCGAATTCCGTAGCAGCCGCGCCGACATCAAAGACGAAATGAACGAAGTCGACGGCATCACTATGCTAGACGGTGGTTTGAAAATCGAAAGCGGCGGCTCATTATTGGGTGCGGTGGGAGTCAGCGGTGCGCCCGGCGGCGATAAAGACGCAGCCTGCGCTCAGGTGGCGTTGGATAAGCTTGCTGATCGGCTGGAGTTGATGGATTAA
- a CDS encoding EF-hand domain-containing protein: MQRIHLGATVALLGSLLANTSYADSSGLNDFNQLDRNADGNISWQEYASRRPVSGRIHPRRIFDNVDKNLDGFIDRHEYAAMKRRAS, translated from the coding sequence ATGCAGCGTATTCACCTCGGTGCGACTGTCGCATTACTGGGCAGTTTACTCGCCAACACTAGCTATGCCGACTCCTCAGGTCTAAACGATTTCAATCAACTTGACCGCAATGCTGACGGCAACATTTCATGGCAGGAATATGCCTCACGCCGTCCGGTATCAGGGCGCATCCACCCACGACGTATCTTTGATAACGTCGACAAAAACCTCGATGGTTTTATTGATCGCCATGAATATGCCGCCATGAAACGCCGCGCATCCTAA
- a CDS encoding SH3 domain-containing protein codes for MKKPLLMAASVLAVSLLTVGVSIQPVQAADVVVYSVRGVTAGQFLNMRSGAGTSNAVVAKIPANGTGVVATGEEKRVGNTTWAKVYWAGKGGWVSKTYLTTSTNLPPAQPSPQPPASAGGIVMQCSGTEPFWGMTIAERDLKVDMMDGPDYTVPVTFRRTSANNQTIAVIAGASGVNTTQAFLQKVSACSDGMSDVQYPYAITAVINNREVYSGCCQVKRQ; via the coding sequence ATGAAAAAACCCTTGTTGATGGCTGCTTCAGTGTTAGCCGTGTCTTTACTAACGGTCGGTGTGAGCATCCAACCTGTGCAGGCGGCTGATGTCGTCGTTTATTCAGTGCGTGGGGTAACGGCTGGGCAATTTTTGAATATGCGTTCCGGTGCGGGCACGAGTAACGCGGTGGTAGCTAAAATTCCTGCAAACGGTACGGGTGTCGTTGCTACCGGTGAAGAAAAACGGGTGGGAAATACCACTTGGGCGAAAGTATATTGGGCTGGAAAAGGTGGTTGGGTGAGTAAAACTTATCTCACTACCAGCACCAATTTACCGCCAGCGCAGCCCAGCCCTCAACCGCCAGCATCAGCCGGTGGTATTGTTATGCAATGTTCTGGTACAGAACCTTTCTGGGGTATGACAATTGCCGAGCGTGATCTGAAAGTCGATATGATGGATGGTCCCGATTACACTGTGCCAGTGACGTTCCGCAGAACTTCTGCTAACAACCAAACTATCGCAGTGATTGCGGGTGCAAGTGGTGTAAATACGACGCAGGCATTTTTACAGAAAGTCAGTGCGTGCAGCGATGGTATGTCAGATGTGCAATACCCTTATGCGATTACTGCTGTGATTAATAATCGAGAGGTTTACTCTGGCTGCTGTCAAGTTAAGCGTCAGTAA
- a CDS encoding phosphoethanolamine transferase, translating to MLLRFPWPPAFLAILVTMFLTAAYNHSLFSKLNERLAVFSWDGAGFVTTLFAVMLMLLSVPVLLFVPRFLLKAVLIALVMLSAGLSYFTQNLGIVFDMDMVRNLVETVRDQNQQEARELLSLPLILHLVLWGVLPSIIIALIPLQAAQKWWKSLGIRLIYTLILISIAVSLFVVNNKYATFFARENGDLKAYITPLFALNSTYRYFNTFYAQQEQPFTVLGNDAHQQKLTPRRTIGIMVVGETARADHFSLNSYAQPTNPLLNKENLISFQAVSSCGTSTAYSVPCMFSFLGQKDYSPEMADKQSNSLDVLQKAGVKVVWIDNNSSCKGVCTRIENRNLLQQVNHSDDLYSDNGYYDEAMLNDLEHYLAGNQDVLIVLHTLGSHGPTYHKRYPAAFAQFQPYCKQDTPHACPQAEVINAYDNTILYTDYVLSKTIQWLKTQSQQADTFLLYASDHGESLGENGIYLHGLPYFLAPEAQTHIPMLLWLSESYRQQYPQAWSTLQAKINAPLSHDNLSHSLLGLYEVQSHVYQSNLDLLR from the coding sequence GTGCTTCTCAGATTTCCTTGGCCTCCTGCTTTTCTGGCAATATTAGTCACAATGTTTTTAACTGCGGCTTACAACCACAGTTTGTTCAGTAAATTGAATGAGCGTTTGGCCGTGTTCTCATGGGATGGCGCGGGTTTTGTCACTACCTTATTTGCTGTAATGTTAATGCTGCTGAGCGTGCCGGTACTATTATTTGTACCGCGTTTCCTGCTGAAAGCGGTATTGATCGCCCTAGTCATGCTCTCAGCGGGATTGAGCTATTTCACGCAAAACTTAGGTATTGTGTTCGACATGGACATGGTGCGTAACTTGGTAGAAACCGTGCGCGACCAAAATCAACAAGAAGCACGCGAACTATTATCCTTGCCACTAATATTACACCTTGTACTGTGGGGTGTATTACCCAGCATCATCATTGCACTTATCCCGCTGCAAGCCGCACAAAAATGGTGGAAAAGTTTAGGGATACGCTTAATTTACACACTGATTTTAATAAGCATTGCCGTCAGTTTATTTGTGGTAAATAACAAATACGCCACGTTTTTCGCACGTGAAAACGGTGATTTGAAAGCCTATATCACCCCCTTGTTTGCATTAAATTCCACTTACCGCTACTTCAATACCTTTTACGCGCAACAAGAACAGCCATTCACCGTACTAGGCAATGATGCTCATCAACAAAAACTGACACCGCGCCGTACTATCGGCATTATGGTGGTCGGTGAAACCGCACGAGCCGACCACTTTTCCCTGAACAGTTATGCTCAACCCACCAATCCGTTGTTGAACAAAGAAAACCTGATTAGCTTCCAAGCGGTATCTTCATGTGGAACATCCACCGCGTATTCTGTGCCGTGCATGTTTTCGTTTCTCGGGCAAAAAGATTACTCACCGGAAATGGCTGATAAGCAATCCAATAGCTTGGATGTGTTACAAAAAGCTGGGGTAAAAGTGGTTTGGATCGACAATAACTCCAGTTGCAAAGGCGTATGCACCCGCATTGAAAATCGCAACTTACTGCAACAAGTGAACCACAGCGATGATCTGTACAGCGACAACGGTTATTACGATGAAGCCATGCTCAACGACTTAGAACATTACCTCGCTGGCAATCAAGACGTGCTAATTGTGTTACACACCTTGGGCAGTCATGGCCCCACTTACCACAAACGTTACCCGGCGGCATTTGCGCAATTTCAACCGTATTGCAAGCAAGACACCCCGCACGCCTGCCCCCAAGCCGAGGTCATTAACGCTTATGACAATACGATTTTGTACACCGACTATGTGTTAAGCAAAACGATTCAGTGGTTGAAAACACAGTCACAACAGGCCGATACATTTTTGTTGTATGCGTCTGATCACGGTGAATCCTTGGGTGAGAACGGCATTTACTTGCATGGGCTACCTTATTTCCTCGCCCCCGAAGCACAAACACACATTCCTATGCTGCTGTGGTTGTCTGAGAGCTATCGACAACAATACCCACAGGCATGGTCAACGCTGCAAGCGAAAATCAATGCGCCATTGTCTCATGACAATTTATCGCACAGCTTATTAGGATTGTATGAGGTACAAAGTCATGTCTACCAAAGCAACTTAGACCTTTTGCGTTAA
- a CDS encoding thioredoxin family protein, with protein MADSPYIVEANPQNFQQLLDTSFQVPILVDFWADWCQPCKTLMPLLAKLAVEYQGGFILAKVNSDEHQQLAAQFGVRSLPTVKVLKGGTVVDEFMGALPEAELRKFINKHRVRRTESYRQQALGLYESGDIPAAINLMQQVVQHEPDFYEAVVELAGMLIQQGQADEAETLLMAVPPDAIDNQVVSQLLAEVKKARLQEQVVGIDTSALEQRLAENPDDLATMLELAKLRVAMDEFEAGLELYFSVHKKDSQFQDGAGKKGMFSTFEIMGAGNPLVKRYRNKLFALLY; from the coding sequence ATGGCTGATTCCCCTTACATTGTCGAAGCGAACCCGCAGAATTTTCAGCAATTGCTGGATACCTCTTTCCAAGTTCCGATTTTGGTCGACTTTTGGGCTGATTGGTGTCAGCCGTGTAAAACCTTGATGCCATTGCTTGCGAAATTGGCGGTGGAATACCAAGGTGGCTTTATCTTGGCGAAAGTTAATAGTGATGAACATCAGCAGTTAGCCGCACAGTTTGGAGTGCGCAGTTTACCGACCGTGAAAGTGCTCAAAGGCGGCACGGTGGTTGACGAATTCATGGGCGCGTTGCCGGAAGCTGAATTACGCAAGTTCATCAATAAACACCGGGTGCGTCGCACTGAAAGTTATCGCCAACAAGCCTTGGGTTTGTACGAAAGTGGTGATATTCCCGCAGCGATTAACCTGATGCAGCAAGTGGTGCAACACGAGCCGGATTTCTACGAAGCAGTGGTCGAATTGGCTGGAATGTTGATTCAGCAAGGTCAGGCTGATGAGGCGGAAACCTTGTTGATGGCGGTTCCGCCCGATGCGATTGACAACCAAGTGGTCAGTCAACTGCTGGCAGAAGTGAAAAAAGCTAGGTTGCAAGAGCAAGTGGTAGGCATTGACACCAGTGCATTGGAACAACGCTTGGCGGAAAATCCTGACGATTTAGCGACGATGCTGGAACTGGCAAAATTGCGCGTTGCAATGGATGAATTTGAAGCGGGTTTAGAGCTGTACTTCAGTGTTCATAAAAAAGACAGTCAGTTCCAAGACGGCGCGGGCAAAAAAGGTATGTTCAGCACGTTTGAAATCATGGGCGCGGGCAACCCGTTGGTGAAGCGGTATCGTAACAAGTTGTTTGCATTATTGTACTAA
- the murJ gene encoding murein biosynthesis integral membrane protein MurJ encodes MSRLLRSGAVISAMTMISRVLGLLRDMIVARYFPVDGATDAFFVAFKIPNLLRRLFAEGAFSLAFVPVLAEYKEKRDRESLRDLIDHVSGALGSVLLVITVLGVIAAPVLIWVFAPGFDSKPDARPDLAVEMLRITFPYILFISLTAFVSGILNTFHKFAIPAFTPTLLNVVMIVAAIWGSPYFDEPVLALAWGVFFAGIAQLAFQLPTLARLGLLPRFRFKRVHEGVSRILRLMIPALFGSSVAQINLLINTVIASFLAVGSISWLYYSDRFVELPLAIFGVALGTVILPKLSSDHAKADAGEFRHTMNWALRLAILISLPATLGLILLAEPILATVMMYGQFGWNDVQMSAMSLATYAFGLTAFIMVKVLAPGFYSRQDTKTPVRIGIYAMFANMVLNLLIVLPWHLSGTAGAHAGLALATALAAYLNAGLLFVMLRRQHIFEPDQAWLGYLLRIVGACLVMGGLLFAIMPDDAWWQDSRVWQRVSWLTGLIALALVSYFATLRLLGMPFRQMLGR; translated from the coding sequence ATGAGCCGTCTTTTGCGTTCCGGTGCTGTGATCAGTGCCATGACCATGATTTCCCGTGTGTTGGGGTTGTTACGCGATATGATTGTGGCGCGTTATTTCCCGGTAGATGGGGCAACCGATGCATTTTTCGTGGCGTTTAAAATTCCCAATTTGTTACGTCGCTTGTTTGCGGAAGGCGCGTTTTCGCTGGCTTTTGTACCGGTATTGGCTGAATACAAGGAAAAGCGTGATCGTGAGAGTTTGCGTGATTTGATTGACCATGTGTCGGGTGCTTTAGGTTCGGTCTTGCTGGTGATTACGGTGCTGGGGGTGATTGCCGCACCCGTGTTGATATGGGTATTCGCACCGGGTTTTGATAGTAAACCAGATGCTCGTCCTGACTTGGCGGTGGAAATGCTGCGGATTACGTTTCCGTACATTTTGTTTATTTCATTGACGGCGTTTGTCAGTGGTATTTTGAATACCTTTCATAAGTTTGCGATTCCGGCTTTTACCCCGACATTGTTGAATGTAGTGATGATTGTGGCAGCAATCTGGGGTTCGCCGTATTTTGATGAGCCAGTGTTGGCGTTGGCTTGGGGAGTGTTTTTTGCGGGTATTGCGCAATTGGCATTTCAGCTACCGACGTTGGCACGTTTGGGATTGTTGCCGCGTTTCCGGTTTAAGCGAGTACATGAGGGGGTCAGCCGGATTTTGCGGTTGATGATTCCGGCATTGTTTGGGTCATCGGTAGCGCAGATTAATTTGCTGATTAATACCGTGATTGCGTCGTTTTTGGCGGTGGGTAGTATTTCGTGGTTGTATTATTCGGATCGTTTTGTGGAATTGCCGCTGGCGATTTTTGGGGTGGCGTTGGGGACAGTGATTTTGCCCAAGTTGTCCAGCGATCATGCGAAAGCGGATGCGGGTGAGTTCAGGCATACCATGAATTGGGCATTACGCTTGGCGATATTGATTTCATTACCAGCGACATTGGGTTTGATCTTATTGGCTGAGCCGATTTTGGCGACAGTGATGATGTACGGTCAATTCGGTTGGAACGATGTGCAAATGTCGGCAATGAGTCTGGCGACTTATGCTTTCGGGTTAACCGCGTTTATTATGGTGAAGGTGTTGGCTCCGGGGTTTTATTCGCGACAGGATACCAAAACACCTGTGCGTATTGGCATTTATGCGATGTTTGCCAATATGGTGTTGAATTTGTTGATTGTATTGCCTTGGCACTTGAGTGGTACAGCAGGGGCGCACGCAGGGCTGGCGTTGGCAACCGCATTGGCGGCTTATTTAAACGCAGGCTTGTTGTTTGTGATGCTGCGTCGGCAACACATTTTTGAACCGGATCAGGCTTGGCTTGGTTACTTATTGAGAATTGTTGGGGCTTGTTTGGTGATGGGTGGCTTGTTATTTGCCATTATGCCAGATGATGCTTGGTGGCAGGATTCGCGGGTATGGCAGCGGGTTTCATGGTTGACAGGTTTGATTGCATTGGCCTTGGTGAGTTATTTCGCGACATTACGTCTGCTCGGTATGCCGTTTAGGCAGATGTTAGGGCGTTAG
- the miaB gene encoding tRNA (N6-isopentenyl adenosine(37)-C2)-methylthiotransferase MiaB, translated as MAGKIFIETHGCQMNEYDSAKMLDVLHHAQGMELTDDPEQADVLLMNTCSIREKAQEKVFSQLGRWKKIKDKRPHVVIGVGGCVASQEGDALRTRAPVVDVVFGPQTLHRLPEMIRQVRTDHAPVVDVSFPEIEKFDNLPEPRADGPTAFVSVMEGCSKYCTFCVVPYTRGEEISRPFDDVLAEVAQLAAQGVREVNLLGQNVNAYRGKMHDGSIADLALLITYVAAVDGIDRIRYTTSHPNEFNDSLIQVYADVPELVSHLHLPVQSGSDRILAAMKRNHMVLEYKSKIRKLLKIRPDLCMSSDFIIGFPGETDDDFEATMKLIEDLGYDNSFSFIYSARPGTPAANLPDDVPMEVKKARLQRLQQRILEQTHAISASMIGTVQRVLVERPARKHEQLAGRTENNRVVNFDGHPRLIGKFVDIRITEAMPNSLRGTVVAVESADTRMLMQAV; from the coding sequence ATGGCTGGCAAAATCTTTATCGAAACCCACGGATGCCAAATGAACGAGTACGATTCCGCAAAAATGCTGGACGTACTCCACCACGCACAAGGTATGGAACTCACCGACGACCCGGAACAGGCGGATGTGTTGCTGATGAACACCTGTTCGATCCGCGAAAAGGCGCAGGAAAAGGTCTTTTCGCAACTGGGACGCTGGAAAAAGATCAAAGACAAACGCCCGCACGTGGTTATTGGCGTGGGTGGTTGTGTCGCCAGCCAAGAAGGTGACGCACTGCGCACCCGCGCTCCGGTGGTTGACGTGGTATTCGGGCCGCAAACCTTGCATCGCTTGCCGGAAATGATTCGCCAAGTCCGCACCGATCACGCCCCCGTGGTCGATGTGTCGTTTCCTGAAATCGAAAAATTCGACAATTTGCCCGAACCTCGCGCCGACGGCCCTACCGCTTTCGTATCCGTGATGGAAGGTTGCAGCAAATATTGCACGTTTTGCGTGGTGCCTTATACCCGTGGCGAAGAAATTTCGCGCCCGTTTGATGATGTACTGGCAGAAGTGGCACAGCTTGCGGCGCAAGGGGTGCGTGAGGTCAATTTACTGGGGCAAAACGTCAATGCGTATCGCGGCAAAATGCACGACGGCTCGATTGCTGACCTCGCGTTGCTGATTACTTATGTGGCGGCGGTGGATGGCATTGACCGAATTCGTTACACCACGTCGCACCCTAATGAATTCAACGACAGTCTGATTCAGGTGTATGCGGATGTACCGGAATTAGTGAGCCACTTACATTTGCCGGTGCAAAGCGGTTCCGACCGGATTTTGGCGGCGATGAAACGCAATCACATGGTGCTGGAATACAAATCCAAGATTCGCAAACTGCTCAAGATTCGCCCTGATTTATGCATGTCTTCCGATTTCATTATCGGCTTCCCCGGTGAAACGGATGATGATTTTGAAGCCACCATGAAACTTATCGAAGACTTGGGCTACGACAACAGTTTCAGCTTTATTTACAGCGCACGCCCCGGCACACCTGCGGCGAACTTGCCTGATGATGTGCCGATGGAGGTCAAAAAAGCGCGATTACAACGCTTACAACAGCGCATTCTTGAACAAACCCACGCGATTAGCGCAAGCATGATCGGTACGGTTCAGCGCGTATTGGTGGAACGCCCCGCCCGTAAACACGAGCAACTAGCCGGACGCACCGAAAACAACCGCGTGGTTAATTTTGACGGGCATCCGCGTTTAATTGGCAAATTTGTCGACATTCGCATTACCGAAGCCATGCCAAACTCGTTACGCGGTACGGTGGTCGCAGTGGAAAGCGCGGATACGCGGATGTTGATGCAGGCGGTGTAA
- a CDS encoding helix-turn-helix transcriptional regulator, producing MSRSKQWFLVTVLCLIALPMLLGVFHEIQEDEHDLAYLIGLAVVGTLALSGLAVLITEIRQRYRENARLRATLQSTHQDLQQANQHVHALTEKLRNTGKQYNLVVQEQFTAWELTPSEREVALLLLKGLSFDEVASVRDTKEKTVRQQATTIYRKSGLNGRHEFAAWFFEDFLA from the coding sequence ATGTCTCGCTCGAAACAATGGTTTCTCGTTACGGTATTGTGTTTGATCGCCCTGCCTATGTTGCTCGGAGTTTTCCATGAAATACAAGAGGATGAGCACGATCTCGCTTACTTGATAGGGTTGGCTGTTGTGGGCACACTCGCCTTGTCTGGCTTGGCAGTATTAATCACTGAAATACGGCAACGTTACCGCGAAAATGCGCGATTGCGAGCTACTCTGCAATCAACCCATCAAGATTTGCAGCAAGCGAATCAACACGTACACGCACTAACCGAAAAATTACGTAACACAGGCAAGCAATACAATCTGGTGGTGCAAGAGCAATTCACTGCATGGGAGCTAACGCCTAGTGAACGCGAAGTCGCGCTGTTACTGCTCAAAGGCTTGAGTTTTGATGAAGTCGCGAGTGTACGCGATACCAAGGAAAAGACGGTGCGGCAGCAGGCAACGACTATCTACCGCAAGTCAGGTTTGAATGGGCGACATGAATTCGCCGCTTGGTTCTTTGAAGACTTTCTGGCTTAA